Within the Pseudomonas putida genome, the region CGATCAGTACGAGCGCCACCTGCACTACCTGCACGTCGTCAGCTGATCAGCCCTCGCACTGCCCTGTATGCGCGCTCAGGGCAGTGCTTTGCGCTGATCGGCGGCTGCACTGCCTTCGCATGCCCAGAAATCCACGGCAGCAATGCTAGGGGTTGGCGGTCCCAGCCAATAGGAGAGGGGCTGGCACCTGCCCTCGACGCACAATTGATAGTCGCCGGCCTCGGGCGTGCGCCCGGCATGCAGAGGTTGCAGCGGGGGCAGATGGCGGTGGTAGTGCCATGCCCCATCACGCAGGCGAGCGTCATCCGGGATCTCCATGCCGGCGCCGCTGCCGCGCACCCGAGCCTCCTGCAGCACCAGGCCTGCCGGTGTCACCTGATAATCCTCCTCCCAGCGGACCTTCTCCACACTGTGCTGCCAGGCCAGGGTAACCTCCTGCAACGGCAGACTGGCCCAGACCACACCGGCAAGCCCGATGCAAAGGCTGGTCATGCCGGTTGCCCGGGCGCGGGCCGGCTGCGCCAGTAATGCCAGCCCATGACGGCAATGCCCAAGGCGAAGCCGACCTCGTCGCTGATGGGCAAGGCAAGAATCAGCGATACACCTGCCATGAACGCCAACAGCCGTTCCCACCATGGCATGGGCATGCGCCAGTGACCGGTGGCCGCGCATCCCCAGAGTGCCACTGCAAACATGGCCTTGATCAGGATGTACAGGGTTGCGCCGACGCTGTCGCCCTGCATCATCAACGCCGGGTCATACACCGCCATGAACGGCACGACGAAACCGGCCATTGCAATGCGTACCGCCCAGAAGCTGATCAATAGCCCTTTCTCTTTGGCAATGGGGGCGGCGGCAAAGCAGGCCAACGCTACCGGCGGCGTCAGGTCGGCAAGGATGCCGAAATAAAACACGAACATGTGTGAGACGATCAGCGGCACCCCGAGCTCCAGCAAGGCCGGCGCGGCGATGGAGCTGGTGATGATGTAATTGGGAATGGTCGGGATACCCATGCCCAGGACCAGGCAGGTCAACATGGTCAAAAGCAGCGACAGGAAAAGGTTTTCCCGGCCCAGGTCGAGAATGTACCCGGCGAATGTCGTCGCCAGGCCGGTTAATGAGATCACCCCGATGATTACCCCGACCAAGGCGCACGCGATACCTACCGGCACCGCATGGCGCGCACCTTCGGCCAGGGCCATGACGCAGGCACGGAGGGTGGCACGTCCACCCTGTATGAACGCGCAGGCGATAGCGAGCGAGGCGATCACCAGCAGGATGACACCAATGCCCATGCGGAAGAACCCTGAGCAGAGGATCCCCAGCGCCACCCAGAAGGCCGCCCGCAACCATGTCTTTTGCGCCCGCAGGATGATTGCCGAACCAAGGATGACGATGGCTGTCAGGGCCAGGCCGACCATCCCCGAATACAGGGGTGTGCGGCCGGAGAACAAAAGGCCGACCAGTACCACCAGGGGTATCAGCAGGAACCAGCGTTGACGCACTGCCTCCCAGGCACTCGGGCATTGCTCGCGGGGTAAACCATGCAGCTGGCTGCGCCGGGCTTCCAGGTGCACCATCCAGTACACCGAGCCGAAATACAGCAAGGCCGGAATGAGCGCGGCCTTCGCCACTTCGGCATAGGGAACGTTGATCGTTTCGGCCATGATGAACGCCACCGCGCCCATGACCGGTGGCATCAGTTGGCTGCCCATGCTTGCGGTCGACTCAACGCCCCCGGCAAATGCCGGCTTGTAGCCGAAGCGCTTCATCAGCGGGATCGTGAACTGCCCGGTGGTGACCACGTTTGCCACCCCTGAACCGGTGATGGTCCCCATCAGCGCCGAGGAGAATACCGAGACTTTTGCCGGCCCCCCGCTGCGATGGCCGAACAGGCCCATGGCAAAGTCAGTGAACAGCCGTATCATGCCGGCCTGTTCAAGGAACGCGCCGAACAGGATGAACAGGTAGATATAGGTCGCCGAGACATAGGTGGGCGTGCCATACAGCCCCTCGGTGCCGAAGGCCAGTTGGTTGACGATCTGATCGAGGCCGTAGCCGCGATGCGCAAGGTCACCGGGCAGGTACTGGCCGAGCAGCCCGTAGGCCAGAAAAAGAGCGCAAATGATGGGCAGGGCGATACCCATCACCCGTCGCGCTGCCTCGAAAACCAGGCCGATCAGCAGCAGGCCGAACACCAGGTCACTGGTGGTCAGTTCCCCGGAGCGTTGAATCAGCTCGCCCTCGAAATGCCACTGGTAGGCAGCAGTGGCCATGCCTGCCAGGCCCAGCAGCCAGCCAAGCGGTTGCCACGGCCTGCGATGACCTGCCCACGGGTAGCTCAGGTACACCACCAGCAGCAAGAACCCTACGTGTACTGCCCGCAGTACCTGACTGGAAACCAGCGGGAAGGCCGCCGTGGCAATCTGAAAGGTCGAAAATGCCAAGGCCACGGCAAAAAGCGTGG harbors:
- a CDS encoding DUF1850 domain-containing protein — its product is MTSLCIGLAGVVWASLPLQEVTLAWQHSVEKVRWEEDYQVTPAGLVLQEARVRGSGAGMEIPDDARLRDGAWHYHRHLPPLQPLHAGRTPEAGDYQLCVEGRCQPLSYWLGPPTPSIAAVDFWACEGSAAADQRKALP
- a CDS encoding TRAP transporter permease, whose protein sequence is MSDTGQGLQASTDRWPATLFAVALAFSTFQIATAAFPLVSSQVLRAVHVGFLLLVVYLSYPWAGHRRPWQPLGWLLGLAGMATAAYQWHFEGELIQRSGELTTSDLVFGLLLIGLVFEAARRVMGIALPIICALFLAYGLLGQYLPGDLAHRGYGLDQIVNQLAFGTEGLYGTPTYVSATYIYLFILFGAFLEQAGMIRLFTDFAMGLFGHRSGGPAKVSVFSSALMGTITGSGVANVVTTGQFTIPLMKRFGYKPAFAGGVESTASMGSQLMPPVMGAVAFIMAETINVPYAEVAKAALIPALLYFGSVYWMVHLEARRSQLHGLPREQCPSAWEAVRQRWFLLIPLVVLVGLLFSGRTPLYSGMVGLALTAIVILGSAIILRAQKTWLRAAFWVALGILCSGFFRMGIGVILLVIASLAIACAFIQGGRATLRACVMALAEGARHAVPVGIACALVGVIIGVISLTGLATTFAGYILDLGRENLFLSLLLTMLTCLVLGMGIPTIPNYIITSSIAAPALLELGVPLIVSHMFVFYFGILADLTPPVALACFAAAPIAKEKGLLISFWAVRIAMAGFVVPFMAVYDPALMMQGDSVGATLYILIKAMFAVALWGCAATGHWRMPMPWWERLLAFMAGVSLILALPISDEVGFALGIAVMGWHYWRSRPAPGQPA